One part of the Lepeophtheirus salmonis chromosome 14, UVic_Lsal_1.4, whole genome shotgun sequence genome encodes these proteins:
- the LOC139904725 gene encoding nuclear factor related to kappa-B-binding protein — protein MDSSLDDREEEDEDEEEEEDEEDVEEEEEEEEEEEEEEDDRISYEEVKLGTEFLELPSGLLRDNKGILDSVLSSETWNGLTLETQEHLKTFLPGFPLHDAEEKEKTLGMLFHSQNFHFGNPLETFKTNLSNGAFHPDKVRINKILSKTKKRLDAQKEKERSYLLLQEILSARKKLVESRTGVHAPTPFSVLKMEKKSIKTGPDIECRVAKRYYRELRLIRSAVGEGGDSSEDEGCPPVKSPKKKEINLLESDYWKTIVKNESVKTTPEVISNSEAHRVSKRGRPPKKESLLSSQTLESLKKTSPVKSEYPIFSSPPQPLNSTEPSSVSEVSIIEEAVANIPGMEVEGQNVPTTMLSSETLLSPEMLLPTTPLKPDELPPHTGLTPPPPEVVVISPPRVPYVQSYFSLLRDIFLCHPAFKITIPSLEEAVINWQRCNTDNPPNWLTWAECWVDQIPSSVAFLTGAFPDAQPKDFSPYIDCDPTTGNYEWIGSGRDSDVDLVVLKQWWFERRDICRAITTGGGSVPPDAIFNQIQRPNLPLQQTNPSTTNWTVRPSTDDEKTLYRYQEQNRYSQPGHAFTYHVHGYSTTVGPIRGVGSFPSKAKNHVLLVIDRPPCITILCLVKDAVARLPNGEGTRPDIVELIKDSQYISPNSDPQTLTSAVSGALDRLQSEADPCVKYESIKKNMVVFAQGEDRRGIYENI, from the exons ATGGATAGCAGTCTGGATGATCGAG AGGAGGAAGACGAGGAcgaagaagaagaggaggacGAAGAGGATGTAgaggaagaagaggaggaggaggaggaggaggaggaagaagaagatgaCAGGATCTCCTATGAGGAAGTGAAACTGGGGACAGAGTTTCTGGAGCTTCCTTCCGGCCTCTTACGAGACAACAAAGGGATTTTGGACTCAGTTCTCAGTTCCGAAACGTGGAATGGCCTGACTCTTGAAACCCAAGAGCACCTTAAAACCTTCCTTCCAGGATTTCCTCTCCATGATGCAGAGGAAAAGGAAAAGACGCTTGGAATGCTCTTTCATTCCCAGAATTTCCACTTTGGGAATCCTTTGGAAACTTTTAAAACTAACCTTTCAAATGGGGCATTTCATCCTGATAAAGTccgaattaataaaatactctccaaaacaaagaaaagacTCGATGCACAAAAAGAAAAGGAACGGAGTTATCTCTTGCTTCAAGAAATACTTTCAGCTAGGAAAAAACTCGTAGAATCTCGCACAGGAGTCCATGCTCCTACTCCATTCTCCGTcctaaaaatggagaaaaagtCCATTAAAACAGGTCCTGATATTGAGTGTAGGGTTGCGAAGCGCTATTATCGTGAATTGCGACTAATTCGCTCTGCTGTCGGGGAAGGAGGTGACTCATCTGAGGATGAGGGGTGTCCTCCTGTGAAATCGcccaagaaaaaagaaattaatcttCTCGAGTCTGATTATTGGAAAACTATTGTCAAAAACGAATCCGTCAAAACAACCCCGGAAGTCATTTCTAATTCTGAGGCTCATCGTGTTTCTAAACGAGGTCGCCCACCCAAGAAGGAGTCACTTCTTTCGTCTCAAACCTTGGAGAGTTTGAAGAAAACATCTCCTGTAAAATCAGAGTATCCGATATTTTCTTCTCCACCCCAGCCGCTTAATTCGACTGAGCCATCGTCTGTAAGTGAAGTTTCCATTATTGAAGAAGCAGTTGCTAATATCCCTGGCATGGAAGTAGAAGGTCAAAATGTTCCTACCACAATGCTTTCTTCTGAAACACTTTTATCACCTGAGATGCTATTACCAACAACTCCTCTGAAACCAGATGAGCTCCCACCTCATACTGGTTTAACACCTCCTCCGCCAGAGGTTGTCGTCATATCACCTCCCCGGGTGCCTTATGTACAATCCTACTTTTCTCTAttaagagatatatttttatgccaTCCAGCTTTTAAAATCACCATCCCATCTCTTGAAGAAGCAGTAATAAATTGGCAAAGATGTAATACGGACAATCCACCAAACTGGCTCACTTGGGCCGAATGCTGGGTTGATCAAATTCCTTCTTCTGTTGCGTTTTTAACCGGAGCATTTCCAG atgCTCAACCGAAGGACTTTAGTCCTTACATTGACTGTGATCCAACGACTGGCAATTATGAATGGATTGGCTCTGGAAGGGATTCGGACGTCGATCTTGTTGTTCTTAAACAATGGTGGTTTGAAAGACGTGATATTTGTAGAGCTATTACAACTGGTGGTGGTAGTGTACCCCCAGATGCTATATTTAACCAAATCCAACGGCCTAACTTACCTCTCCAACAAACAAATCCCTCTACGACCAATTGGACTGTTAGACCTTCAACAGACgatgaaaaaacattatatcGTTATCAAGAACAAAATCGTTATTCTCAACCTGGACACGCTTTTACGTATCATGTTCACGGTTATTCTACAACTGTGGGACCAATTAGAGGCGTCGGCAGCTTTCCGTCTAAAGCTAAAAATCATGTTCTTTTAGTTATAGATCGTCCTCCTTGTATTACGATTCTCTGTTTAGTTAAAGATGCTGTGGCACGACTTCCTAACGGTGAGGGAACGAGGCCTGATATCGTTGAGCTAATTAAAGACTCCCAGTACATAAGTCCTAATTCTGATCCTCAAACTCTCACGTCAGCAGTATCTGGTGCTTTAGATAGACTACAGAGTGAAGCGGATCCTTGTGTTAAATAtgaatccattaaaaaaaacatggtcGTATTTGCACAGGGGGAGGACAGAAGAGGAAttta tgaaaatatataa
- the Pdcd4 gene encoding programmed cell death protein 4 yields MARLLEGNAILKELNDDLELAGGGAVLANLNEEEEEECGIEGVFCPLSKEDLKVIRDNAALHAKSGRRSKRPSRGVSICEEGKFGSSLLPLVMSTRFNKNQRRSRGGMGRGLPKKGGGGGKGTWGKLGCELELPWVDRNDPNYESDPEDTPTKFHALVPEMGEEDMQKLVEPLILEYFENSDAGEVIYTLQEMLLNIRDHRSMIVSITVELAMEHKSSHRELASVLLSDLYQKVISQRDIGTGYDYLLKQLPDLVFDNPDATDVLGNFIARSIADDCIPPKFLKSYKSCTINDYAVKAIERADALLNMKHGLVRLDNIWGTGGGVRPVKYLVKQIIMLLKEYISSEDIHEATQCLQDLEVPHFHHELVYEATVMVIESMNVHTEEAICKLLQSLFRSFIVTIDQIRNGFERVFDIMPDIAIDVPTAYTVLERFCDRCRKAGFVTDELNRKMPSRGRKRFVSEGDGGRFKEYW; encoded by the exons ATGGCGAGACTCTTGGAGGGAAATGCAATCCTCAAGGAGTTGAATGACGATCTTGAATTGGCCGGTGGCGGCGCTGTGTTGGCGAATCTGAacgaggaagaagaagaagaatgtgGGATTGAAGGCGTCTTTTGTCCTCTGAGCAAAGAGGACCTGAAGGTGATTCGCGATAACGCTGCATTGCATGCCAAATCCGGACGACGCAGCAAACGACCCTCTCGAGGTGTGTCCATCTGTGAAGAAGGAAAATTTGGGTCCTCACTCCTGCCTTTGGTCATGTCCACTCGATTCAACAAAAACCAAAGAAGATCTCGAGGTGGAATGGGTCGTGGCTTACCTAAAAAGGGGGGAGGCGGAGGAAAGGGAACTTGGGGTAAATTAGGCTGTGAGTTGGAGCTTCCCTGGGTTGATCGGAATGACCCCAACTATGAATCCGATCCAGAAGATACTCCAACTAAATTCCATGCACTTGTTCCTGAAATGGGGGAAGAGGATATGCAAAAATTGGTGGAGCCTCTTATTCtggaatactttgaaaattcgGATGCTGGAGAGGTGATCTACACTCTTCAGGAGATGCTTCTAAATATACGTGATCACCGCTCTATGATAGTATCCATTACTGTGGAACTGGCTATGGAACATAAATCCTCGCACAGGGAGTTAGCCAGTGTTCTTCTCTCTGATctatatcaaaaagttatttctcaAAGGGATATTGGAACGG gcTATGATTACTTACTCAAACAATTGCCCGACCTGGTGTTTGACAATCCTGATGCAACGGATGTTTTGGGTAATTTTATAGCCAGGTCCATCGCGGACGATTGCATTCCACCCAAGTTTCTCAAGTCTTATAAGAGCTGTACAATCAACGATTATGCGGTTAAAGCAATTGAAAGAGCAGATGCACTTCTGAACATGAAGCACG GTCTAGTCCGTTTGGACAACATTTGGGGTACTGGAGGAGGGGTTCGTCCAGTGAAGTACCTTGTCAAACAAATTATAATGCTTCTAAAAGAATACATAAGCTCAGAGGATATACATGAAGCAACTCAGTGTCTTCAGGATCTGGAAGTGCCTCATTTTCACCATGAATTGGTCTATGAA GCAACTGTAATGGTCATTGAGTCCATGAACGTGCACACTGAAGAAGCCATTTGTAAATTGCTCCAATCTCTATTCAGAAGCTTCATTGTTACTATTGATCAAATAAGAAAT GGATTTGAGCGTGTATTTGATATCATGCCAGACATAGCAATTGATGTTCCAACAGCTTATACAGTTCTGGAGCGTTTTTGTGATCGCTGCAGAAAGGCAGGATTTGTCACAGATGAGCTCAATCGTAAGATGCCGTCCAGAGGACGCAAACGTTTTGTCTCTGAGGGAGATGGTGGCCGATTCAAGGAATACTGGTAA
- the LOC121129495 gene encoding uncharacterized protein, whose amino-acid sequence MSSTSLHDSVTTQQKQTVQLMTPDGLKTYQFSIPVQNTSSRITTNQITSNKSTTSTALKQHPQSLLLDQSGNRISSVLNSGKTVVYNYQKPSIQIPMKKVETSRVIGNHHQQSILLNNKIDSSHHESGVGEVRISVPSSHPGHRQTVQRVIVKNSEGKPVQLSAASLQRLLSSGALKSSLQLAMVGGNKANIKNQTPNSVIVQQPVLRQTPPQRYSQVISSPNIKGQTIQGVRYVQLRAPLNSSAPPNVRILSASNQGASPIRLASNTKVLSLPQQQVVSSNNTISRTVKVPLSSNQFSVQRGIGQHNILSSSSKSQVVQLSHSGGSSFISSNQQQQLIIQSSTGKPIVLSQQALQNARLTNLQNVRIVQSHHQSSISSDGKVLTHIIHPGSTSK is encoded by the exons ATGTCTAGTACCTCACTCCATGATAGTGTTACAACTCAACAGAAACAAACTGTTCAATTAATGACGCCAGATGGCTTGAAAACCTATCAATTTAGTATTCCAGTTCAGAACACTTCCTCTCGAATAACTACCAATCAAATTACGAGTAATAAATCTACAACTTCTACTGCTTTGAAGCAACACCCACAGTCCTTATTACTTGACCAATCTGGAAATCGCATTAGTAGTGTATTAAATAGTGGTAAAACTGTTGTATATAATTATCAGAAACCCTCTATTCAAATACctatgaaaaaagttgaaacctCCAGGGTTATAGGTAATCACCACCAACAATCTATTctccttaataataaaattgatagcTCTCATCATGAGAGTGGAGTAGGTGAGGTAAGGATCAGTGTTCCTTCATCTCACCCAGGTCATCGACAGACAGTTCAAAGGGTTATCGTTAAGAACTCTGAGGGAAAGCCAGTTCAATTGTCTGCTGCATCGCTTCAAAGACTTTTATCTTCTGGAGCTTTAAAATCAAGTCTACAATTGGCAATGGTTGGGGGGAACaaagcaaatattaaaaatcagaCACCAAATTCTGTTATTGTACAACAGCCGGTCTTGAGACAAACTCCTCCTCAACGATATAGTCAA gtaaTATCTTCACCCAATATAAAAGGACAAACTATACAAGGAGTGAGATATGTTCAGTTGAGAGCACCTTTAAACTCATCAGCACCTCCTAACGTAAGAATTTTATCGGCTTCAAATCAAGGCGCATCACCTATTCGATTAGCTAGCAATACCAAAGTACTATCCTTACCTCAACAGCAG gTTGTTTCATCCAATAACACTATATCACGGACAGTCAAGGTTCCCTTGTCCTCCAACCAATTTTCTGTCCAGAGAGGAATAGGACAGCATAACATTTTATCCTCTTCATCCAAATCGCAGGTTGTTCAGCTATCCCATAGCGGCGGTAGTAGTTTCATTAGTTCCAATCAGCAACAGCAGTTAATTATTCAATCCTCAACTGGCAAGCCTATTGTTCTAAGTCAACAGGCATTACAAAACGCGAGACtcacaaatttacaaaatgtaaGAATAGTACAATCGCATCACCAATCAAGTATTAGTTCTGACG gtaaaGTCTTGACTCATATTATTCATCCCGGTTCAACTTCTAAATAA
- the LOC121129310 gene encoding tRNA (adenine(37)-N6)-methyltransferase — protein MNFNPIGYIRTVYTNKNGTPRQGNICQESHGTLEVNLGDNNAQYALENLHEFSHVWIIFVFHKNGKAFTKTKVTPPRLSSRVGVFSTRSPHRPNPIGLSLVRLESIEHNMMYLSGIDLLDGTPVLDVKPYVPSYDSPSTLEGSKQETIKFPDWIKKTSSLTCSFTSKALSDLKKIDKEDLVNPITSILEADPRSCYRKDKCSDKLYFFSHDGVHLTAWFDDEDNMVQILKAKIDDQI, from the exons atgaactttaatcCAATAGGATATATACGGACTGTTTATACGAACAAAAATGGAACACCAAGACAAGGAAACATCTGTCAGGAATCCCATGGAACGTTAGAGGTGAATTTGGGGGATAATAATGCCCAATACGCACTTGAAAACTTACATGAGTTTTCTCATGTATGGATTAtctttg TGTTTCATAAAAACGGAAAAGCCTTCACCAAGACCAAGGTAACTCCTCCACGTCTATCCTCCCGAGTTGGTGTCTTCTCTACACGTTCTCCTCATCGCCCTAATCCCATAGGTCTCTCTCTTGTTCGCCTTGAGTCTATTGAACATAATATGATGTATTTATCCGGTATTGACCTGTTGGATGGAACACCCGTATTAGATGTCAAACCCTATGTCCCATCTTATGACTCTCCTTCTACATTGGAAGGATCAAAACAAGAGACTATTAAGTTCCCTGATTGGATCAAGAAAACTTCTTCTTTAACGTGCAGTTTTACTTCAAAAGCACTctctgatttgaaaaaaatagataaagagGATCTGGTCAATCCCATTACTTCTATCTTAGAAGCAGATCCTCGTTCATGCTATAGAAAAGACAAGTGCTCcgataaactttatttcttctcacATGATGGAGTACATTTGACTGCGTGGTTTGATGATGAAGACAATAtggttcaaattttaaaagcaaaaatagatgatcaaatttga